One stretch of Clavibacter californiensis DNA includes these proteins:
- a CDS encoding glycoside hydrolase family 68 protein, producing MMAYGTVKLFFTDVAFYRDAKGQDVKPADPVISLSQGRIEKTDGAVKVAGFETVTPLLRPDGQRYQTNEQNWSTSFRDPFTFTDPDHPGKTYMVFEADVAGKRGEQECDETDLGYRKGDPAAEDPKEVTARGANYQMASIGLAVADDADLTKWHFLDPLLESACVTDQTERPEVMIENGKHYLFTISHRSTFAKGMDGPEGVYGFLGNGLRSDYKPMNGGSGLVLGNPTDLDYAGGTAYAPDHNQTPGAFQAYSSYILPGGLVESFIDAVGTKESFRRGGTLGPTVRLEFDGDTSKLDRGYGEGGLGGYADIPTTRVFDPAHPPQ from the coding sequence ATCATGGCCTACGGAACGGTCAAGCTGTTCTTCACCGACGTGGCCTTCTACCGCGATGCGAAGGGGCAGGACGTGAAGCCGGCCGACCCGGTCATCTCGCTGAGCCAGGGGCGCATCGAGAAGACGGACGGCGCGGTGAAGGTGGCCGGCTTCGAGACGGTGACCCCGCTCCTGCGGCCCGACGGGCAGAGGTACCAGACGAACGAGCAGAACTGGTCCACCAGCTTCCGCGACCCGTTCACGTTCACTGATCCCGACCACCCGGGCAAGACGTACATGGTGTTCGAGGCCGACGTCGCCGGGAAGCGCGGCGAGCAGGAGTGCGACGAGACCGACCTCGGCTACCGGAAGGGCGACCCCGCGGCGGAGGACCCGAAGGAGGTGACCGCGAGAGGCGCGAACTACCAGATGGCGTCCATCGGCCTGGCGGTCGCGGATGACGCGGACCTCACGAAGTGGCACTTCCTGGATCCGCTGCTCGAGTCGGCCTGCGTCACCGACCAGACCGAGCGGCCCGAGGTGATGATCGAGAACGGCAAGCACTACCTGTTCACGATCAGCCACCGCTCGACGTTCGCGAAGGGCATGGACGGCCCCGAGGGCGTCTACGGCTTCCTGGGGAACGGCCTGCGCAGCGACTACAAGCCCATGAACGGCGGATCCGGCCTCGTGCTCGGCAACCCGACCGACCTGGACTACGCGGGCGGCACCGCGTACGCGCCCGACCACAACCAGACTCCGGGCGCGTTCCAGGCGTACTCGAGCTACATCCTCCCGGGCGGGCTGGTGGAGTCGTTCATCGACGCCGTCGGCACGAAGGAGTCCTTCCGCCGCGGCGGGACGCTCGGGCCGACGGTGCGGCTCGAGTTCGACGGCGACACGTCGAAGCTCGACAGGGGCTACGGCGAGGGCGGGCTCGGCGGGTACGCCGACATCCCGACGACCCGGGTCTTCGACCCGGCGCACCCGCCGCAGTAG
- a CDS encoding 6-phosphofructokinase translates to MRIGILTSGGDCPGLNAVIRGAVLKGTTIHKQEFVGFRDGWRGVVDGDVMPLARRDIQGIGKQGGTILGTSRTNPFEGDGGVERIQENLDRLGIDAILAIGGEGTLAAAKRLTDAGLKIVGVPKTVDNDLDATDYTFGFDTAVQIATDAMDRLRTTGDSHSRCMVAEVMGRHVGWIALHSGMAAGAHAILIPEQKTSMDEIIGWVRSAYDRGRAPLVVVAEGFVPEHASDAHGERGLDAFGRPRLGGIGEQLAPIIEERTGIETRATTLGHIQRGGTPSSYDRVLATRLGLAAVDSVRDGHWGRMVALRGTDIVHVGFEEALGRLKTVPQHRYDEAAILFG, encoded by the coding sequence GTGCGCATCGGAATCCTCACCTCAGGCGGAGACTGCCCCGGACTCAACGCGGTCATCCGCGGGGCGGTGCTCAAGGGAACGACCATCCACAAGCAGGAGTTCGTGGGCTTCCGCGACGGCTGGCGGGGCGTCGTCGACGGCGACGTCATGCCGCTCGCGCGCCGCGACATCCAGGGCATCGGCAAGCAGGGCGGCACGATCCTCGGCACCAGCCGAACGAACCCGTTCGAGGGCGACGGCGGCGTGGAGCGGATCCAGGAGAACCTCGACCGCCTCGGCATCGACGCGATCCTCGCCATCGGCGGCGAGGGAACGCTCGCGGCGGCCAAGCGGCTGACGGACGCGGGCCTCAAGATCGTCGGCGTCCCCAAGACCGTCGACAACGACCTCGACGCCACCGACTACACGTTCGGCTTCGACACCGCGGTGCAGATCGCGACCGACGCCATGGACCGCCTCCGCACCACGGGCGACTCGCACAGCCGCTGCATGGTGGCCGAGGTCATGGGCCGGCACGTGGGCTGGATCGCGCTGCACTCCGGCATGGCCGCGGGCGCGCACGCGATCCTCATCCCCGAGCAGAAGACGAGCATGGACGAGATCATCGGCTGGGTCCGCTCGGCCTACGACCGCGGGCGCGCGCCGCTCGTCGTCGTCGCGGAGGGCTTCGTCCCCGAGCACGCGTCGGACGCGCACGGCGAGCGCGGCCTCGACGCCTTCGGCCGCCCGCGGCTCGGCGGCATCGGCGAGCAGCTCGCCCCGATCATCGAGGAGCGCACGGGCATCGAGACCCGCGCGACGACCCTCGGCCACATCCAGCGCGGCGGCACCCCGTCGTCCTACGACCGCGTGCTCGCGACGCGCCTCGGCCTCGCCGCGGTCGACAGCGTGCGCGACGGCCACTGGGGCCGCATGGTCGCGCTCCGCGGCACCGACATCGTGCACGTGGGGTTCGAGGAGGCGCTCGGCCGCCTCAAGACCGTGCCGCAGCACCGCTACGACGAGGCCGCGATCCTCTTCGGCTAG
- a CDS encoding DNA-3-methyladenine glycosylase family protein, producing MDQGGAAVTAPDARTTYLPDREVDLRLVLRPLFRGVVDPTCRWDPAPPGSRRAGVWRTARTPLGDASLRLDPRADGGVDARAWGPGAEWVIAGVPELLGEGDDWSDLDVSAHPLLRDAHRRLPALRLMRTNHVFEAMASAVLEQKVTGLEARRAWRQLILAHGDPAPGPVPAGMRVLPSPERWRLIPSWEWHRAGVDPKRSRTLIAVATSAAGLERTLALGRGSEEITRRLRSIPGVGIWTAAETTQRAHGDPDSVSVGDYHVHDMVGWALAGHAVDDDGMLELLAPWRGQRQRVMRLIEASGFRKPRFGPRMTVQDHRAH from the coding sequence ATGGACCAGGGCGGCGCGGCGGTGACGGCCCCCGACGCGCGCACGACGTACCTGCCCGACCGCGAGGTGGACCTCCGGCTCGTGCTCCGCCCGCTGTTCCGCGGCGTCGTGGATCCGACCTGCCGCTGGGATCCGGCCCCGCCCGGATCCCGCCGCGCCGGCGTCTGGCGCACCGCCCGCACGCCGCTCGGCGACGCGTCGCTCCGGCTGGATCCGCGCGCGGACGGCGGCGTCGACGCCCGCGCCTGGGGCCCCGGAGCCGAGTGGGTGATCGCCGGCGTGCCGGAGCTGCTGGGCGAGGGCGACGACTGGTCCGACCTCGACGTCTCCGCGCATCCGCTGCTCCGCGACGCGCACCGCCGCCTGCCCGCGCTGCGCCTCATGCGCACCAACCACGTCTTCGAGGCGATGGCCTCGGCGGTGCTCGAGCAGAAGGTCACCGGGCTCGAGGCCAGGCGGGCGTGGCGGCAGCTGATCCTCGCGCACGGCGACCCCGCGCCCGGGCCGGTGCCGGCGGGCATGCGCGTGCTGCCGTCGCCCGAGCGCTGGCGCCTCATCCCGTCGTGGGAGTGGCACCGCGCGGGCGTGGATCCGAAGCGGTCGCGCACGCTGATCGCGGTCGCGACCTCGGCTGCGGGCCTCGAGCGCACGCTCGCGCTCGGGCGGGGGAGCGAGGAGATCACGCGGCGGCTGCGCTCGATCCCGGGCGTGGGGATCTGGACGGCGGCGGAGACCACGCAGCGCGCCCACGGGGATCCGGACTCGGTGAGCGTCGGCGACTACCACGTGCACGACATGGTCGGGTGGGCGCTCGCCGGCCACGCGGTCGACGACGACGGGATGCTCGAGCTGCTGGCGCCGTGGCGGGGCCAGCGTCAGCGGGTGATGCGGCTCATCGAGGCGAGCGGGTTCCGGAAGCCCCGGTTCGGCCCGCGCATGACGGTGCAGGACCACCGCGCGCACTGA
- a CDS encoding acrylyl-CoA reductase family protein: MTYRALVAEQTVADDGTTGIEVALRDLPDERATGGPDGPGDGEVALDVLYSSVNYKDGMLLGGRPGIARTSPLVAGIDAVGTVAGSGSDAFSPGDLVVLNGAGLGESRDGGLAERVRVPAASLVRVPAGFSAARAAAVGTAGFTAMLSVLALERGGVEPGSGDVLVTGAGGGVGSVAVALLARLGHRVVASTGRVDELGDRLRALGAADVIDRSELGEPGKPLQRIRWAGAVDSVGSATLVNVLAQTRWGGVVTAAGLAQGPDLPGTVLPFILRAVTLAGINSVEAPAALREEAWVRLASDLDPALLDTITTTVPLDGAIAAGERILAGGSSGRVVVDVRA, from the coding sequence ATGACGTACCGCGCGCTCGTGGCCGAGCAGACCGTCGCCGACGACGGCACCACAGGCATCGAGGTCGCGCTGCGCGACCTCCCCGACGAGCGGGCGACGGGCGGCCCCGACGGACCCGGCGACGGCGAGGTCGCGCTCGACGTCCTCTACTCCAGCGTCAACTACAAGGACGGCATGCTCCTCGGCGGGCGGCCCGGCATCGCGCGCACCAGCCCGCTCGTCGCCGGCATCGACGCGGTGGGCACGGTCGCCGGGAGCGGATCCGACGCCTTCAGCCCCGGCGACCTGGTCGTCCTCAACGGCGCGGGCCTGGGCGAGAGCCGCGACGGCGGGCTTGCCGAGCGCGTGCGCGTGCCGGCCGCGTCGCTCGTGCGCGTGCCCGCCGGGTTCTCCGCCGCGCGCGCGGCCGCCGTCGGCACCGCCGGCTTCACGGCGATGCTCTCGGTGCTCGCGCTCGAGCGCGGCGGCGTGGAGCCCGGATCCGGCGACGTGCTCGTCACGGGCGCGGGCGGCGGGGTCGGATCCGTCGCCGTCGCGCTCCTCGCGCGCCTCGGCCACCGCGTGGTCGCCTCGACCGGCCGCGTCGACGAGCTCGGCGACCGGCTGCGCGCGCTCGGCGCCGCCGACGTGATCGACCGCTCCGAGCTCGGCGAGCCGGGGAAGCCGCTGCAGCGCATCCGCTGGGCGGGTGCGGTCGACAGCGTCGGCAGCGCGACCCTCGTCAACGTGCTCGCGCAGACCCGCTGGGGCGGCGTCGTCACGGCGGCGGGACTGGCGCAGGGCCCCGACCTCCCGGGCACCGTGCTCCCGTTCATCCTCCGGGCCGTCACGCTCGCGGGCATCAACTCCGTCGAGGCGCCGGCCGCGCTGCGCGAGGAGGCGTGGGTCCGGCTCGCCAGCGACCTCGATCCCGCGCTCCTCGACACGATCACCACCACCGTGCCGCTCGACGGCGCGATCGCCGCGGGCGAGCGGATCCTCGCGGGCGGGTCGAGCGGCCGCGTCGTGGTGGACGTCCGCGCCTAG
- a CDS encoding nucleoside/nucleotide kinase family protein, which yields MDSGPDRRPHPASPATDDLDALARRAMGLVRDGRRAILAIAGSPGAGKTTLARALVARVDAMAGDGTAACVPMDGFHLANATLDRLGRHDRKGAIDTFDGWGVLALVRRLRVETDHVVYAPSFDRAVDEGVAGAVAVDPGIRLVVLEGNYLLVDEDPWGQLAAELDEAWFCATPGDERFARLVDRHKAGGRAPSAAEAWAREVDGANAALIEATRGRADLVVDGTAAGVPDAISG from the coding sequence ATGGACTCCGGACCCGACCGCCGACCGCACCCCGCATCGCCCGCGACGGACGACCTCGACGCCCTCGCGCGCCGCGCCATGGGCCTCGTGCGCGACGGCCGTCGGGCGATCCTCGCCATCGCGGGCAGCCCCGGCGCCGGCAAGACGACCCTCGCGCGGGCGCTCGTGGCGCGTGTCGACGCGATGGCGGGCGACGGCACCGCGGCCTGCGTGCCCATGGACGGCTTCCACCTCGCCAACGCGACGCTCGACCGGCTGGGCCGCCACGACCGCAAGGGCGCGATCGACACGTTCGACGGCTGGGGCGTGCTCGCCCTGGTGCGGCGCCTCCGCGTCGAGACGGACCACGTCGTCTACGCGCCGTCCTTCGACCGGGCCGTCGACGAGGGCGTCGCGGGCGCCGTGGCGGTGGATCCCGGCATCCGGCTCGTGGTGCTGGAGGGCAACTACCTGCTGGTCGACGAGGATCCGTGGGGGCAGCTCGCCGCGGAGCTCGACGAGGCGTGGTTCTGCGCGACGCCGGGCGACGAGCGCTTCGCCCGGCTGGTGGACCGGCACAAGGCCGGCGGACGCGCGCCGAGCGCGGCAGAGGCCTGGGCCCGCGAGGTGGACGGCGCGAACGCCGCGCTCATCGAGGCGACCCGCGGCCGTGCCGACCTCGTGGTGGACGGCACGGCCGCGGGCGTGCCGGACGCGATCTCCGGCTAG
- a CDS encoding glycoside hydrolase family 32 protein → MIRADPDHSACCVNDWSGRIPPGGPDFRDPKVVWDGAHGRWSMALAESGRVGFYTSPDLIHWTYRSDFARDDLGTMETPDVFPIASADDPGRVRWVLGVGADGAARGRGTGYAYWVGDLDGERFTTDDDAPRWLDQGPDLYAGVTWADPADGAAPTRRYAMSWTSSWAYAGRLPLRDGGAGGGQSLVRELRLVPDGAGWALRSAPLDALAAREGDARAIPDARIDAATPLADAPRGPSRLRLTLTPDPADPAREARVRLASPEGGTVTVGYDAARRQAFVVRDDDPDGTMPDAYDRPATAPLADTAAGDPVTLDLVLDDRTLEAFVDGDAAVLTTATVGTLDGAGLSVEGVDGTTRVTDASWAPFDGGR, encoded by the coding sequence ATGATCCGCGCGGATCCCGACCACTCGGCCTGCTGCGTGAACGACTGGTCGGGGAGGATCCCCCCGGGCGGCCCCGACTTCCGCGACCCGAAGGTGGTGTGGGACGGCGCGCACGGGCGGTGGAGCATGGCGCTCGCGGAGAGCGGGCGCGTCGGCTTCTACACGTCGCCCGACCTCATCCACTGGACCTACCGCTCCGACTTCGCGCGCGACGACCTCGGCACGATGGAGACACCCGACGTCTTCCCCATCGCGAGCGCGGACGATCCCGGCCGCGTCCGCTGGGTCCTCGGCGTCGGCGCGGACGGCGCCGCCCGGGGCCGCGGCACGGGCTACGCGTACTGGGTCGGCGACCTCGACGGCGAGCGCTTCACGACCGACGACGACGCCCCGCGCTGGCTCGACCAGGGCCCCGACCTCTACGCGGGGGTCACCTGGGCGGATCCGGCCGACGGCGCGGCCCCCACCCGCCGCTACGCGATGAGCTGGACGAGCAGCTGGGCCTACGCGGGGCGCCTGCCGCTGCGCGACGGCGGCGCGGGCGGCGGCCAGTCGCTGGTGCGGGAGCTGCGGCTGGTACCCGACGGCGCCGGCTGGGCCCTGCGCTCGGCTCCCCTCGATGCGCTGGCGGCGCGCGAGGGCGATGCCCGGGCCATCCCGGACGCGCGGATCGACGCCGCGACCCCGCTCGCCGACGCGCCACGCGGCCCCTCGCGCCTCCGCCTCACGCTCACGCCCGACCCCGCGGATCCCGCGCGCGAGGCCCGCGTGCGGCTCGCCTCCCCCGAGGGCGGCACCGTCACGGTCGGCTACGACGCCGCCAGGCGGCAGGCGTTCGTCGTGCGCGACGACGACCCGGACGGGACCATGCCGGACGCCTACGACCGGCCCGCGACCGCGCCGCTCGCGGACACGGCGGCCGGGGACCCGGTCACGCTCGACCTCGTCCTCGACGACCGCACGCTGGAGGCCTTCGTCGACGGCGACGCGGCCGTCCTCACGACCGCGACGGTCGGCACGCTCGACGGCGCCGGCCTCTCCGTGGAGGGCGTGGACGGCACGACGCGCGTGACCGACGCGAGCTGGGCGCCGTTCGACGGCGGCCGCTGA
- a CDS encoding DUF1304 domain-containing protein → MTAVAATGTIFVGLAALLHVFFFLLESVWFEKPFAWKRFGVADQEKALIIKPWAYNQGFYNLFLALGAGLGLILYFVGNVPAGLTLVLFTTACMVLASIIIASTGKKYLVPALIQGVPPLLGLVFFAAAS, encoded by the coding sequence ATGACCGCAGTCGCCGCCACCGGCACCATCTTCGTCGGACTCGCGGCGCTGCTGCACGTGTTCTTCTTCCTCCTGGAGAGCGTCTGGTTCGAGAAGCCGTTCGCCTGGAAGCGCTTCGGCGTGGCCGACCAGGAGAAGGCCCTCATCATCAAGCCGTGGGCCTACAACCAGGGCTTCTACAACCTCTTCCTCGCGCTCGGCGCAGGCCTCGGGCTGATCCTCTACTTCGTCGGCAACGTGCCCGCCGGCCTCACGCTCGTGCTGTTCACGACCGCGTGCATGGTGCTGGCGTCGATCATCATCGCCAGCACGGGCAAGAAGTACCTCGTCCCCGCCCTGATCCAGGGCGTGCCGCCGCTGCTCGGCCTCGTCTTCTTCGCCGCCGCCTCCTGA
- a CDS encoding MarR family winged helix-turn-helix transcriptional regulator: MTMTDPLALESQVCFQAVVAARTVVAVYRPILEPLGLTHTQYLVMLALWERDDRSVSDLGSTLQLEPATLTPLLKRLQAAGFVDRARSAADERVVVVSLTDAGRELRGRAVDVPAQAAARTGMTVAELEALRDALDDVVGRLTAALADGGAAA, encoded by the coding sequence ATGACGATGACGGACCCCCTGGCGCTCGAGAGCCAGGTCTGCTTCCAGGCGGTGGTCGCCGCCCGCACCGTGGTGGCCGTCTACCGGCCGATCCTCGAGCCGCTCGGGCTGACGCACACGCAGTACCTCGTGATGCTCGCGCTGTGGGAGCGCGACGACCGCTCGGTGTCGGACCTCGGATCCACCCTGCAGCTGGAACCCGCCACGCTGACGCCGCTGCTCAAGCGCCTGCAGGCCGCCGGCTTCGTCGACCGGGCCAGGAGCGCCGCGGACGAGCGCGTCGTCGTGGTCTCCCTCACGGACGCCGGCCGCGAGCTCCGCGGCCGAGCGGTCGACGTGCCCGCGCAGGCGGCCGCGCGCACCGGCATGACCGTCGCCGAGCTCGAGGCGCTCCGCGACGCGCTCGACGACGTGGTGGGCCGGCTCACCGCAGCGCTCGCGGACGGCGGGGCCGCCGCCTGA
- a CDS encoding VOC family protein — MTDTSATTALDSITGVHHVRISVTDLARSRAFYEGVLGLSPAVESEGDPSDPAVLADPAQYFGGVIYGVGSQLFGLRPIADNDAAFDPATRGLDHVSLQVGSRDDLVRAAALFEERGVAHGEVIDFPTGMSILSVQDPDDINVELVVAG; from the coding sequence ATGACCGACACCAGCGCGACCACAGCTCTCGACTCCATCACCGGCGTGCACCACGTGCGCATCTCCGTCACCGACCTGGCCCGATCGCGCGCCTTCTACGAGGGCGTGCTGGGCCTCTCGCCCGCCGTGGAGAGCGAGGGCGACCCCAGCGACCCCGCCGTGCTCGCGGATCCCGCCCAGTACTTCGGCGGCGTCATCTACGGCGTCGGCTCGCAGCTGTTCGGCCTCCGCCCGATCGCGGACAACGACGCCGCGTTCGACCCCGCGACCCGCGGCCTCGACCACGTGAGCCTCCAGGTCGGGTCGCGCGACGACCTCGTGCGCGCGGCCGCGCTGTTCGAGGAGCGCGGCGTCGCCCACGGCGAGGTCATCGACTTCCCCACGGGCATGTCGATCCTCTCCGTGCAGGACCCGGACGACATCAACGTCGAGCTCGTCGTCGCGGGCTGA
- a CDS encoding biliverdin-producing heme oxygenase codes for MNVVPLTEAIRDRARPRAEAQDADEFMTALVTGRGCRDDYVALVAQHYFVYRAIEQATGRMAADPVAARFISPRLTRLPAIEADLDYLVGPDWREVVRPLASTAAYVERIEQVASVWVGGFVAHHYTRYLGDLSGGRLLRSLLQRQFGFETNGVGLYLFAEIAEPRRFCSTYREALDQAPWDDDERARVVAEVENAYRLTTDVFAELARGRATAPLRLA; via the coding sequence ATGAACGTCGTCCCCCTCACCGAGGCCATCCGCGACCGGGCACGGCCACGTGCCGAGGCGCAGGACGCGGACGAGTTCATGACCGCGCTCGTCACGGGCCGCGGCTGCCGCGACGACTACGTCGCGCTCGTCGCCCAGCACTACTTCGTCTACCGCGCCATCGAGCAGGCGACCGGGCGCATGGCGGCGGATCCCGTGGCCGCGCGCTTCATCAGCCCCCGCCTCACGCGCCTGCCCGCCATCGAGGCCGACCTCGACTACCTCGTCGGGCCGGACTGGCGCGAGGTCGTGCGGCCGCTCGCGAGCACCGCGGCGTACGTCGAGCGGATCGAGCAGGTCGCCTCGGTCTGGGTCGGCGGCTTCGTCGCGCACCACTACACGCGCTACCTCGGCGACCTCTCCGGCGGGCGACTGCTCCGCTCGCTCCTGCAGCGCCAGTTCGGCTTCGAGACGAACGGCGTGGGCCTGTACCTGTTCGCGGAGATCGCCGAGCCCCGACGGTTCTGCAGCACCTACCGCGAGGCGCTCGATCAGGCGCCGTGGGACGACGACGAGCGCGCCCGCGTCGTCGCCGAGGTCGAGAACGCGTACCGGCTCACCACCGACGTGTTCGCCGAGCTCGCGCGCGGGCGCGCCACGGCTCCCCTCCGCCTGGCCTGA
- a CDS encoding aldose 1-epimerase family protein, with the protein MPDDVTYVPRLPTGQQHELTAEVDGRSQRIVIAEVGAALRVLQVDGTDLVQSYPDHARPPFCSGIVLAPWPNRIRDGIWEQDGVTHQLDITEVDRENAIHGLLENAPYRLAERDDVSVTLAADVHPQRGYPFALETTVRYELTGNGVRVTHGIRNVGSADAPVAVGTHPFLRVGDVPTEDLEVVIDAPTHIEVDPVRLNPTGVQTPVDGTRYDLREGVRVRDAQLDDAWADARVVDGVTRHGVQAPDGRRTEIWADGEFTYWQVFVTPWYPVADGHVWAVAVEPMTAPADAFNSGDGLITLAPGSEWSGTWGIDLHD; encoded by the coding sequence GTGCCCGACGACGTGACGTACGTACCCCGCCTCCCCACCGGCCAGCAGCACGAGCTCACCGCGGAGGTCGACGGGCGCTCCCAGCGCATCGTGATCGCCGAGGTCGGCGCCGCGCTCCGCGTCTTGCAGGTCGACGGCACGGACCTCGTGCAGTCCTACCCGGACCACGCGCGGCCTCCCTTCTGCAGCGGCATCGTGCTCGCGCCCTGGCCCAACCGGATCCGCGACGGCATCTGGGAGCAGGACGGCGTCACGCACCAGCTCGACATCACCGAGGTGGACCGCGAGAACGCGATCCACGGCCTCCTCGAGAACGCGCCCTACCGCCTCGCGGAGCGCGACGACGTCTCCGTGACGCTCGCCGCCGACGTCCACCCGCAGCGCGGCTACCCGTTCGCCCTCGAGACGACCGTGCGCTACGAGCTCACGGGGAACGGCGTCCGCGTCACGCACGGGATCCGCAACGTCGGCTCCGCGGACGCGCCCGTCGCCGTCGGCACGCACCCCTTCCTGCGCGTCGGCGACGTGCCCACCGAGGACCTCGAGGTCGTCATCGACGCGCCCACCCACATCGAGGTGGATCCCGTGCGCCTCAACCCCACGGGCGTCCAGACCCCGGTCGACGGCACCCGCTACGACCTGCGCGAGGGCGTCCGCGTGCGCGACGCCCAGCTCGACGACGCGTGGGCCGACGCCCGCGTGGTCGACGGCGTCACCCGCCACGGCGTCCAGGCGCCCGACGGCCGCCGCACCGAGATCTGGGCCGACGGCGAGTTCACCTACTGGCAGGTCTTCGTCACGCCGTGGTACCCGGTCGCCGACGGACACGTGTGGGCCGTCGCGGTCGAGCCGATGACAGCGCCGGCCGACGCGTTCAACTCGGGCGACGGCCTCATCACGCTCGCGCCCGGATCCGAGTGGTCCGGCACCTGGGGCATCGACCTCCACGACTGA
- a CDS encoding DsbA family protein, translating into MVRHENEKARAIREKARIERALDDRRRKRRRLIAQFSVAGGLVIVIAAIAGGVYLMGQSRAASAAGPVQDTTAPMSTGDQVRIATEPTGVSVGAADAPVTMDVYEDYSCPHCAQYEAETGPLLDRIAATDQVRIVYHPIQIVTKYGVVAGSAAACVLAEEPDKWPAVHSALFDNHSTITDSWTHADFVTWLTTQGVTADAARTCVAEGKYSSWITSNTSDATSAGVTGTPTLRIQGDIITTVAGQDLVDALTKAGAQLPDGIAADS; encoded by the coding sequence ATGGTCCGGCATGAGAACGAGAAGGCACGCGCTATCCGCGAGAAGGCACGCATCGAGAGGGCCCTCGACGACCGGCGCCGCAAGCGCCGCCGCCTCATCGCCCAGTTCTCCGTCGCGGGCGGCCTCGTCATCGTCATCGCGGCCATCGCCGGCGGCGTCTACCTCATGGGCCAGTCCCGGGCGGCGAGCGCCGCGGGCCCCGTGCAGGACACCACGGCGCCGATGTCCACGGGCGACCAGGTGCGCATCGCGACCGAGCCCACCGGCGTCAGCGTGGGCGCGGCCGACGCCCCCGTCACCATGGACGTGTACGAGGACTACTCGTGCCCCCACTGCGCGCAGTACGAGGCCGAGACCGGCCCGCTGCTCGACCGGATCGCCGCCACGGACCAGGTGCGCATCGTCTACCACCCCATCCAGATCGTCACGAAGTACGGCGTGGTCGCGGGCAGCGCCGCCGCGTGCGTCCTCGCCGAGGAGCCCGACAAGTGGCCGGCCGTGCACTCGGCGCTGTTCGACAACCACTCCACCATCACCGACTCGTGGACCCACGCCGACTTCGTCACCTGGCTCACCACGCAGGGCGTCACGGCCGATGCGGCGCGCACGTGCGTGGCCGAGGGCAAGTACTCGTCGTGGATCACGAGCAACACCTCCGACGCGACCTCGGCGGGCGTCACCGGCACCCCGACGCTGCGCATCCAGGGCGACATCATCACGACCGTCGCCGGCCAGGACCTCGTGGACGCGCTCACGAAGGCCGGCGCGCAGCTGCCCGACGGCATCGCGGCCGACAGCTGA
- a CDS encoding pyridoxamine 5'-phosphate oxidase family protein — protein MTDTTNDHQDDRERVAELVKSARIALLTTVNARGQLVSRPLASQERDFDGDLWFFTQDPSDKTAEIRANDQVNVSLQSGDGFLSIAGTAEITRDRARIDELWSAGAEAWFEGGKDDPTVALIRVHADAAEYWYQDTPKPIALIKYAKAAITGERPKDVGEHGTVEL, from the coding sequence ATGACCGACACGACGAACGACCACCAGGACGACCGCGAGCGCGTCGCCGAGCTCGTGAAGAGCGCCCGGATCGCGCTGCTCACCACCGTCAACGCCCGCGGGCAGCTAGTCAGCCGCCCGCTCGCCAGCCAGGAGCGCGACTTCGACGGCGACCTCTGGTTCTTCACCCAGGATCCGAGCGACAAGACCGCCGAGATCCGCGCGAACGACCAGGTCAACGTGTCGCTGCAGTCGGGCGACGGGTTCCTCTCGATCGCGGGCACCGCGGAGATCACGCGCGACCGCGCGCGCATCGACGAGCTGTGGTCGGCCGGCGCCGAGGCCTGGTTCGAGGGCGGGAAGGACGACCCGACGGTCGCGCTGATCCGCGTGCACGCCGACGCCGCCGAGTACTGGTACCAGGACACCCCGAAGCCGATCGCGCTCATCAAGTACGCCAAGGCCGCGATCACGGGCGAGCGTCCGAAGGACGTCGGGGAGCACGGCACCGTCGAGCTCTGA